The sequence TGCGCTTGAAGATGCGGGGGACGGTTTCGACGTTGTGGGCGAGGACCTCGGGGCGGGTGGCGAATACCTCGGCGAGTTGCTCGGGTTTGGCGTTGAAATCCGGGATCAGCAGTTCGACGCCGGTGCCGGGGTTGAGTTGGTGGATCAGGCGCACGGTTTCGGCGTAGAGCCAGGCGCCGCCGTCGGGGAGGTCGTCGCGGGCGACGCCGGTGATGGTCGAGTAGCGCAGGCCCATGGCCTGGACGGACTCGGCGACGCGGCGGGGTTCGTCGCGGTCGAGGTCGTCGGGTTTGCCGGTGTCGATCTGGCAGAAGTCGCAGCGGCGGGTGCATTGCTCGCCGCCGATGAGGAAGGTGGCCTCGCGGTCTTCCCAGCATTCGTAGATGTTGGGGCAGCCGGCTTCTTCGCAGACGGTGTGCAGGCCCTCGCGTTTGACGAGGCTTTTGAGCTCGGAATATTCCGGGCCCATCTTCGCTCTCGTCTTGATCCAGTTCGGTTTACGTTCGATCGGGGTCTCCGCGTTTCGGATCTCGAGGCGGAGCAATTTGCGTCCTTCTGGGGCCACAGTCACGCAGACGATGGTACGCCCGGCCTGAGGTACCCGGCGGGCCGGGGACGCCGGTCAGCCGTACTGAACAGTAGTGAAGGTGGGAGCCGACGAAGAGCGCTGGGCGGCCGCGGCAGCGTCGAACTCGACCCGTTCGATGTCGTGATCGGTGATCGGCAGAGTGCCGTCGAGTGCGGCCAGGACCGCCTCGGTCACGGCGGGAGTGACCTCGTCGACCGTCACGTCGCGGCCGAGTTCGTGCGAAAGCGTGGTGACCCCGGCGTCGCGGAGGCCGCAGGGAATGATGTTGTCGAAACCCGTGAGAACAGAGTTGCAGTTCAGCGAGAAGCCGTGCAAAGCGACGCCCCGCTGCACTCGGACGCCGATGGCTGCGACCTTGCGCTCCGGCAGCCACTGCCCGTCGGTCAGGGAGGCAGCCAGCCACACTCCGGAACGGCCCTCCACCCGGCCGCAGTCCAGGCCGAGGTCGGTGCAGACGGTGATCAGTGCCTGCTCGAGGCGGCGCACATACTTCACGACGTCTACGGGTTCGGCGAGCTTCAGGATCGGGTAGCCGACGAGCTGGCCGGGGCCGTGCCAGGTGATTTTCCCGCCGCGGTCGACGTCGATCACGGGCGTGCCGTCGCTCGGCAGGTCCTCGGGTTGCGTCCGACGCCCGGCGGTGTACACGGGCGGGTGCTCGAGGAGCAGCAGCGTATCGGCGCCGATGTCCTCCGCGCGTTGGGCAGCGAGCTCACGCTGACGATTCCACGCATCGACGTAATCGATCAGGCCGAGATTCTCGACGGTGATCGGGTTGCGACTGAAACGGGCGGAAAGTGGCACGCTGCTCATGTGCTAGAGATTACGCCCGGCTCGACTTCGCGCGGACGTGACCTCCTTCACCGCACGAGGCAGGCATCGAGTGCCTCACCAATCGTGTTGTGGCGAAAAGAGAAGCCGCACGCCTCCAGAACGGTGGGGATGGCGCGCTGGCCCGCCAGGATGCCTTCTCTCGCGAACTCGCCGACCAGTGCGTTCAAGGCGAAACCCGGGACGATCCAGGGCGCCGGACGGTGCAGGGTCCGCGCCACCGCACTATTGAACTCGGCATTGGTCACGGGTGCGGGCCCGGTGAGATCGACCGGCCCGTCGACGTCGTCGCGGGTGAGGAGGAACTTGATGGCATCCACCTCGTCCTCCAGCGAAATCCATGACAGGTACTGGCGGCCGTCCCCGAGGCGTCCACCGAGGCCGATCGAATACAGCCGCCGCAGCTTGCCGAGCAGCCCACCCCGCGGTGAGAGGACGATCCCGCTGCGAATCAGAACCGTCCGGACGTTCGACGCGACCGCAGGAGCTGCGGCCGCCTCCCAGTCGCGACAGGTGTCGGCGAGGAACCCGATACCCGACGGCGAGCTCTCGTCGACGACGGTATTGCCCGTGTCGCCGTAGTAGCCGACAGCGCTGGCGCTGACGAACGCGGGGACGCGAGCCTCCGCAACCGCCTCGGCCAGGACGTCGGTGGCCGCAATGCGGCTGTCCCGGATCAGCTGTTTGTACGCCCCGGTCCATCGTTTGTCACCGATGCCGACACCACACAGATTCACGACCGCGTCGGCGTCGGCGAGGATCGCCGTGTCGAGCCGATCCTTCTGCGGATCCCACCGAGATTCGTCGGGTCCGGCCGTCGCCCGCCGCACCAGCCGGACGACGTCGTGGCCGTCGCCGCGTAGAGACGAGACAAGTGCAGTTCCGATCAGCCCCGAGGAGCCGGCGATGACAACGCGCATGTGCAACAGCCTCCTTCACAAGGCAGGGGCACCATTCCGGAATGAATGGTGCCCCTGCGCGAATCCGAACCGTACCGACTCGGTGTGCTCCGCGAACTACAGGCCGAGATCAGCCTCGAACGAAGCCTCCTCCAGGCGATGCTTGACCGTGGTCAGGAAGCGTCCGGCATCGGCGCCGTCCACCAAGCGGTGGTCGTACGTGAGCGGCAGGTAGCACATCGAGCGGACGCCGATGGATTCGCTGCCGGACTCGTCCGTCACGACGACCGGGCGCTTGACGATCGCGCCGGTACCGAGCATCGCCGCCTGCGGGGGCACGAGGATCGGGGTGTCGAACAGGGCGCCCTGGCTACCGATGTTCGTGATGGTGAACGTGCCACCCGACAGTTCGTCGGGCTTGAGGCCACCGGACCGGGCGCGCTTGGCGATGTCGGCGATGGCGCGGGCCAGCCCGGCGAGCGACAGGTCACCGGCGTTGTGGATCACCGGGGAGAGCAGGCCCTGCTCGGTGTCGACCGCGATGCCCAGGTGCTCGGCGTCGTAGTAGGTGATCTGCTTGTTCGCCTCGTCGTAGCTGGCGTTGACGTTCGGGTGCGACTTCAACGCCTCGACGACAGCCTTCGCGAAGAACGGGAGGAACGTGAGCTTGACGCCCTCGCGCTCGAGGAAGGTGTTCTTGGCCCGCGCACGCAGTGCGGCGATCCTGGTGACATCCACCTCGAAGGTCTGGGTGAGCTGCGCCGTGGTCTGCAGCGACTCCCGCGTCTTCGTCGCCGTGATCTGGCGAATACGGTTGGCCTTCTGCGTGGTTCCGCGCAGGTGGGCCAGCTCCGGGCGGACTCCGGCTGAGGTGGGCGCCGGTGCCGAGGCGGCCGCCGCGGGGGCCGATGCCGGTGCTGCAGCGGGAGCCTTCTTGGCCTCCGCGGCCGCGAGGACGTCCTGCTTGCGGATGCGTCCACCGACGCCGGTGCCCGTGATCGAGGACAGGTCGACGCCGTTGTCCGCGGCGAGCTTGCGGACGAGGGGAGTGACGTACGGGGTGCTGTCGCCGGACGGTGCAGCGGGTGCCGACGTCGCGGCCGAGGGTGCCGGTGCGCTCTTGGTGGGCTCCGCCTTCGCGGGTTCGGGCTTCGGCTCTGCCTTCGCAGGTTCCGGCTCCGGCTCTGCCTTTGCGGGCTCCGGGGTCGGCTCGGGTGCCGCAGCAGGCTTCGCGGCGGGAGCGCCGGATCCGATGACGGCGAGCTGACCGCCGACCGAGACCGTGTCGTCTTCCTGCGCGCTGATCTCGAGGAGGGTTCCGGCCACGGGCGACGGAATTTCGGTATCGACCTTGTCGGTCGAGACCTCGACGAGCGGCTCGTCGACGGCAACCTCGTCACCGACGGCCTTGAGCCACCGGGTCACGGTGCCTTCGGTGACCGACTCGCCCAGTTCGGGCATCGTCACCGGGGTGCCGTCGGAGCTTCCGTTGCCGGACGAAGCCGGTGCGGATTCGGCGGCCGGTTCCTCCCGAGCGGGTTCCGCGGCCGGCTCTTCGGCCGGCTCTTCCGCGGCAGGCTCGGGTGCGGAGTCGGACGACGGCGCTTCACCGTCGTCACCGATCACGGCAAGCTCGCCACCGATTTCTACGGTGTCGTCTTCCTGAGCGACGATTTTGCTGAGCACGCCGGCCACGGGGGACGGGATCTCCGTGTCCACCTTGTCCGTGGAGACTTCGAGCAAGGGTTCGTCAACTTCGACCGTGTCTCCTTCCTGCTTGAGCCATCGCGTGACAGTTCCCTCGGTGACACTCTCACCAAGCGCTGGCATCTGGACGGAGAAGGCCATGTCTTTTGACTCCTCGACAGTTGTGTTCGGGTTGTTGAATTTTGTCGACTTGTGGTCGTGAACCATTGTGCTCGAGATGCACATATCTTGCGGCTACTCGCAGGTAATTCCGATTCGTC comes from Rhodococcus oxybenzonivorans and encodes:
- the lipA gene encoding lipoyl synthase — protein: MTVAPEGRKLLRLEIRNAETPIERKPNWIKTRAKMGPEYSELKSLVKREGLHTVCEEAGCPNIYECWEDREATFLIGGEQCTRRCDFCQIDTGKPDDLDRDEPRRVAESVQAMGLRYSTITGVARDDLPDGGAWLYAETVRLIHQLNPGTGVELLIPDFNAKPEQLAEVFATRPEVLAHNVETVPRIFKRIRPAFRYQRSLDVITAAREDGLVTKSNLILGMGETPDEVTQALHDLHDAGCDIITITQYLRPSPRHHPVERWVKPEEFVEHSTTAEEIGFAGVMAGPLVRSSYRAGRLYAQAMAHHGRELPAGQAHLAEGGSASQEASSLMARLAR
- the lipB gene encoding lipoyl(octanoyl) transferase LipB; the encoded protein is MSSVPLSARFSRNPITVENLGLIDYVDAWNRQRELAAQRAEDIGADTLLLLEHPPVYTAGRRTQPEDLPSDGTPVIDVDRGGKITWHGPGQLVGYPILKLAEPVDVVKYVRRLEQALITVCTDLGLDCGRVEGRSGVWLAASLTDGQWLPERKVAAIGVRVQRGVALHGFSLNCNSVLTGFDNIIPCGLRDAGVTTLSHELGRDVTVDEVTPAVTEAVLAALDGTLPITDHDIERVEFDAAAAAQRSSSAPTFTTVQYG
- a CDS encoding TIGR01777 family oxidoreductase, whose translation is MRVVIAGSSGLIGTALVSSLRGDGHDVVRLVRRATAGPDESRWDPQKDRLDTAILADADAVVNLCGVGIGDKRWTGAYKQLIRDSRIAATDVLAEAVAEARVPAFVSASAVGYYGDTGNTVVDESSPSGIGFLADTCRDWEAAAAPAVASNVRTVLIRSGIVLSPRGGLLGKLRRLYSIGLGGRLGDGRQYLSWISLEDEVDAIKFLLTRDDVDGPVDLTGPAPVTNAEFNSAVARTLHRPAPWIVPGFALNALVGEFAREGILAGQRAIPTVLEACGFSFRHNTIGEALDACLVR
- the sucB gene encoding 2-oxoglutarate dehydrogenase, E2 component, dihydrolipoamide succinyltransferase, giving the protein MAFSVQMPALGESVTEGTVTRWLKQEGDTVEVDEPLLEVSTDKVDTEIPSPVAGVLSKIVAQEDDTVEIGGELAVIGDDGEAPSSDSAPEPAAEEPAEEPAAEPAREEPAAESAPASSGNGSSDGTPVTMPELGESVTEGTVTRWLKAVGDEVAVDEPLVEVSTDKVDTEIPSPVAGTLLEISAQEDDTVSVGGQLAVIGSGAPAAKPAAAPEPTPEPAKAEPEPEPAKAEPKPEPAKAEPTKSAPAPSAATSAPAAPSGDSTPYVTPLVRKLAADNGVDLSSITGTGVGGRIRKQDVLAAAEAKKAPAAAPASAPAAAASAPAPTSAGVRPELAHLRGTTQKANRIRQITATKTRESLQTTAQLTQTFEVDVTRIAALRARAKNTFLEREGVKLTFLPFFAKAVVEALKSHPNVNASYDEANKQITYYDAEHLGIAVDTEQGLLSPVIHNAGDLSLAGLARAIADIAKRARSGGLKPDELSGGTFTITNIGSQGALFDTPILVPPQAAMLGTGAIVKRPVVVTDESGSESIGVRSMCYLPLTYDHRLVDGADAGRFLTTVKHRLEEASFEADLGL